The following proteins come from a genomic window of Scomber japonicus isolate fScoJap1 chromosome 4, fScoJap1.pri, whole genome shotgun sequence:
- the LOC128357589 gene encoding transmembrane protease serine 11D has translation MGEIEAGVTCGRDSNRGCGQRPLVGPPGTSRIVGGREAPEGAWPWQVSIRHMFRHHCGGTILNSLWVLTAAHCFHKYRRISRAYLYVVAGHGVLSAPGKNAQIRSIRKVKMHENYNHVTSDNDMTLLLLSSPLKFTDQVQPICTPLNMTHEFILNFSHCFITGWGSTFYKGRMMNRLQEAEVELIDRRTCNLMSWYNGLITENMICAGLESGAADACQGDSGGPLQCYSEDEESFYVVGVTSFGDDCGLPHRPGVYARTSRFSGWLETSQAESAAHRLNIRLSSALLSAALMLLNHQ, from the exons ATGGGAGAAATAGAGGCGGGTGTGACATGTGgccgggattcaaaccggg GTTGTGGGCAGCGGCCCCTGGTCGGCCCTCCAGGTACATCTCGGATAGTGGGGGGCCGGGAGGCTCCTGAGGGCGCGTGGCCCTGGCAGGTCAGCATCCGGCACATGTTCAGGCATCACTGTGGGGGGACAATCCTCAACAGTCTCTGGGTGCTCACGGCCGCACACTGCTTCCACAAATACAG aagaatcagcagagcTTATTTGTACGTGGTGGCAGGACATGGTGTGTTATCTGCTCCGGGAAAAAATGCACAGATCCGCTCCATCAGGAAGGTCAAAATGCATGAGAACTACAACCACGTCACGTCTGACAACGACATGACACTTCTGCTCCTCAGCTCTCCTCTTAAATTCACTGACCAGGTTCAGCCCATCTGCACTCCTCTTAACATGACGCACGAGTTCATCCTCAACTTCAGCCACTGTTTCATCACAGGATGGGGAAGCACCTTCTACAAAG GCAGGATGATGAACAGATTGCAGGAAGCCGAGGTGGAGCTCATCGACAGGAGAACATGTAACCTGATGAGCTGGTATAACGGCCTCatcactgaaaacatgatctgTGCAGGACTGGAGAGCGGAGCGGCTGATGCTTGTCAG ggtGACAGTGGGGGTCCTCTGCAGTGCTACAGCGAGGATGAGGAGAGCTTCTATGTGGTCGGAGTGACAAGTTTTGGGGATGACTGTGGACTTCCTCACAGGCCGGGGGTGTACGCTCGAACAAGCAGGTTTTCAGGCTGGCTGGAGACGAGCCAGGCAGAGTCCGCTGCACACAGACTGAACATCAGACTCAGCTCAGCTCTGCTCAGTGCTGCTCTGATGCTGCTGAATCATCAATAA